The Sphingomonas sinipercae genome contains a region encoding:
- the murJ gene encoding murein biosynthesis integral membrane protein MurJ — protein sequence MNLVKATGTIGGLTMVSRIAGFAREMLMSRILGASAEASAFVIAFRLPNTFRRLFGEGAFSAGFVPLFSQRLHGEGGEKDARQFSEEVLAVFLPTLVLFTLVFELIMPLFVAALSGYSGEQLAVTTFLTRITFPYLLLISLVSLFSGILNSLARFTAAAFAPALLNLAMLAALILVPEGGQPSATALSIGVTIGGVLQLALLIFAARRAGISLKLRRPRMTPGVRQFVRVVVPATLGAGVYQISAFIDTFFLARISEGAPAIFNYADRLNQLPLGVIGAALGTAILPQVSRFVGANDPARAAKVQGDAAELAMLLCLPAAVALAVASEPLIGALFQGGEFKAADASITATVLTLIVVGLPAYVLVKVLTPGFYARQDTATPVKTAAFVLLANIALNFILIPPFGIAGLAAAIAIASWLNCVILYVILHRRGHFRVERWLASRIVRQLLAAAAMAAAIYGVRFVIGDWFTGGVGHRLLGVIALVGVGMAVYFPLAWLLGGMDKDAFKTLLRRKRPVEDAG from the coding sequence ATGAACCTCGTCAAGGCCACGGGCACGATCGGCGGCTTGACCATGGTCAGCCGGATCGCGGGTTTCGCCCGCGAGATGCTGATGAGCCGGATTCTTGGCGCCAGCGCCGAAGCGTCCGCATTCGTCATCGCCTTCCGGCTTCCCAACACATTCCGCCGCCTGTTCGGCGAAGGCGCGTTCTCGGCGGGCTTCGTGCCGCTGTTCAGCCAGCGGCTGCACGGCGAAGGCGGCGAGAAAGACGCGCGGCAGTTCAGCGAAGAAGTGCTGGCGGTCTTCCTGCCGACTCTGGTGCTGTTTACACTGGTGTTCGAGCTGATCATGCCGCTCTTCGTGGCGGCCTTGTCCGGCTATTCGGGCGAGCAGCTCGCGGTCACGACTTTCCTTACACGCATCACATTTCCGTACCTGCTGCTGATCAGCCTGGTCTCGCTGTTTTCGGGAATCCTGAATTCGCTCGCGCGCTTTACGGCTGCGGCCTTCGCCCCTGCCCTTCTGAACCTTGCGATGCTCGCGGCGCTGATCCTTGTCCCGGAGGGCGGGCAGCCGTCCGCCACCGCGCTATCGATCGGCGTCACCATCGGCGGGGTCCTGCAGCTTGCCCTGTTGATCTTCGCCGCCAGGCGCGCCGGCATTTCCCTGAAGCTGCGGCGGCCGCGGATGACCCCGGGCGTTCGGCAATTCGTGCGCGTCGTCGTGCCAGCTACGCTGGGCGCGGGCGTCTACCAGATCAGCGCCTTCATCGACACGTTCTTCCTCGCCCGAATCAGCGAGGGCGCGCCGGCGATCTTCAACTATGCCGATCGCCTCAACCAGCTGCCGCTCGGCGTCATCGGGGCCGCGCTCGGGACTGCGATCCTGCCGCAGGTCAGCCGGTTTGTCGGCGCCAACGACCCGGCCCGGGCCGCGAAGGTCCAGGGCGATGCGGCCGAGCTTGCGATGCTGCTGTGCCTTCCGGCCGCTGTCGCACTCGCCGTTGCATCGGAACCCCTGATCGGCGCCCTGTTCCAGGGCGGCGAGTTCAAGGCCGCCGACGCGTCGATCACCGCCACCGTTCTAACGCTGATCGTCGTAGGGCTTCCCGCCTACGTGTTGGTCAAGGTCCTCACTCCGGGCTTTTACGCCCGGCAGGACACCGCGACGCCGGTGAAGACAGCCGCTTTCGTGCTGCTCGCCAACATCGCGCTCAACTTCATCCTGATCCCGCCGTTCGGAATCGCCGGCCTCGCCGCCGCGATCGCCATCGCCAGCTGGCTCAACTGCGTGATCCTCTACGTCATCCTCCATCGCCGCGGGCATTTCCGGGTCGAACGCTGGCTGGCCAGCCGGATCGTCAGGCAATTGCTGGCTGCGGCCGCCATGGCCGCCGCCATCTACGGCGTCCGGTTCGTCATCGGCGACTGGTTCACCGGCGGCGTCGGACATCGCCTGTTGGGCGTCATCGCCCTCGTCGGGGTCGGCATGGCCGTCTACTTCCCGCTCGCATGGTTGCTGGGCGGCATGGACAAGGACGCCTTCAAGACGTTGCTCCGCCGCAAGAGGCCGGTCGAAGATGCTGGATAG
- a CDS encoding glutathione S-transferase family protein yields the protein MKLIIGNRAYSSWSMRGWLACKQSGESFEELVVPMFGEEWERHRQGDEFAPSLGKVPILWDGDCVVWDSLAIIEFLADRVGSEVFWPEDAAARGMARSMAAEMHSSFANLRRELTMNVRRTYPPIKLSDDVRDEINRILQLWAQARARYGGGGDFLFGRYCAADIMFAPVVTRFITYGVPMPPFAALYMKAVLSHPDVNDWIDKAQDEPWVIDQYESENDAA from the coding sequence TTGAAGCTCATCATCGGCAATCGCGCTTATTCCAGCTGGTCGATGCGCGGCTGGCTCGCCTGCAAGCAGTCGGGCGAGTCGTTCGAGGAACTGGTCGTGCCGATGTTCGGCGAAGAATGGGAGCGTCACCGGCAGGGTGACGAATTTGCCCCCTCGCTCGGCAAGGTGCCGATCCTGTGGGACGGCGATTGCGTCGTCTGGGACAGCCTGGCGATCATCGAATTCCTCGCCGACCGGGTCGGAAGCGAAGTGTTCTGGCCGGAAGATGCGGCGGCACGCGGAATGGCCCGGTCGATGGCTGCGGAAATGCATTCCAGCTTCGCCAACCTTCGCCGCGAGCTGACGATGAATGTCCGGCGAACCTACCCGCCAATCAAGCTTTCCGACGATGTCCGTGACGAGATCAACCGCATCCTGCAGCTATGGGCGCAGGCTCGCGCGCGTTACGGCGGCGGCGGCGATTTCCTGTTCGGGCGGTATTGCGCGGCCGACATCATGTTCGCGCCGGTCGTCACCCGCTTCATCACCTACGGCGTGCCGATGCCGCCGTTCGCCGCGCTCTACATGAAAGCGGTGCTGTCCCATCCGGACGTGAACGACTGGATCGACAAGGCGCAGGACGAGCCTTGGGTGATCGACCAATATGAAAGCGAAAACGACGCCGCTTAA
- a CDS encoding putative bifunctional diguanylate cyclase/phosphodiesterase: protein MAQKISNAVLSTAAGVASFVFSLATLLYLTELDTKILASLIAGTFCLLISYIASERPNSESARALSTLAERLLAVEDGDLVSPAPPAVRKTMPKLAAAVDRLFSEVRASIENAHALGMYDPVTSLPNRLHFRSEADKLLGGIPAGEMSAMLFVDLDRFKSVNDSLGHARGDQLLIMVANRLRVVVTNEMGGGATKRPLLARLAGDEFTIFFPAVKSADEIERVARRVAMAIAEPFELYGHSVDIGASVGVSISPEHGASIEALMRAADIAMYRAKARGGGQHCLFNEELAAEHQDKIETERALNEALLRGELELALQPQLSLVSGEVVGAEALLRWNHPRDGLRMPDTFIPIAERTGMISEVGDWVTSEVALMLAGWQRDGAAHRISFNVSPRQLDRADFFTRLRQSFAERDVPLSLIELEFIESAAMEASEAVLAEIAALRRDGARIAIDDFGTGYSNIARLRSMPLDRVKLDPSLISDIETCEKARVVVQAVIHLVHGVGCEIVAEAVETAAQADILRAMGCQTVQGYVFAQPMREGEYRSWVRHAGGLSRSVA, encoded by the coding sequence ATGGCGCAGAAGATCAGCAACGCGGTGCTGTCGACCGCGGCCGGCGTGGCGTCCTTCGTCTTTTCGCTCGCGACCCTGCTGTACCTGACCGAGCTCGACACCAAGATCTTGGCCTCGCTGATTGCCGGTACATTTTGCTTGTTAATCAGCTACATAGCGTCGGAACGCCCCAATAGCGAAAGCGCCCGGGCGCTTTCGACGCTGGCCGAACGGCTGCTCGCGGTCGAAGACGGCGACCTGGTCTCCCCTGCACCGCCGGCCGTCCGCAAGACGATGCCGAAGCTCGCTGCGGCGGTCGACCGCCTGTTTTCCGAAGTGCGCGCCTCGATCGAAAACGCCCATGCGCTGGGCATGTACGACCCGGTCACCTCGCTTCCGAACCGACTCCATTTCCGCTCCGAAGCCGACAAGTTGCTTGGGGGCATTCCGGCAGGCGAAATGTCGGCGATGCTGTTCGTCGACCTCGATCGCTTCAAATCGGTCAATGACAGCCTTGGCCATGCGCGCGGCGACCAGCTGTTGATCATGGTCGCAAACCGCCTGCGGGTGGTCGTGACGAACGAGATGGGGGGCGGGGCCACCAAGCGGCCGCTGCTTGCGCGCCTTGCAGGCGACGAATTCACGATCTTCTTCCCGGCCGTCAAATCGGCCGATGAGATCGAGCGGGTGGCGCGCCGGGTCGCGATGGCGATCGCCGAGCCGTTTGAGCTATATGGCCACAGCGTGGATATCGGTGCTTCGGTCGGCGTTTCGATCAGCCCGGAACATGGCGCCAGCATCGAGGCGCTGATGCGCGCCGCGGATATCGCCATGTACCGCGCCAAGGCCCGTGGCGGCGGCCAGCATTGCTTGTTCAACGAAGAATTGGCGGCCGAGCACCAGGACAAGATCGAAACCGAGCGCGCGCTGAACGAGGCGCTGCTTCGCGGCGAGCTGGAACTGGCGCTGCAGCCGCAGTTGAGCCTGGTCAGCGGCGAAGTCGTCGGCGCCGAAGCGCTGCTGCGCTGGAACCATCCGCGCGACGGACTGCGCATGCCCGATACCTTTATTCCGATCGCCGAGCGCACCGGCATGATCAGTGAAGTCGGCGATTGGGTGACCAGCGAAGTCGCGCTGATGCTTGCGGGCTGGCAGCGCGATGGTGCCGCACACCGGATTTCTTTCAATGTCAGCCCGCGCCAGCTCGACCGCGCCGACTTCTTCACGCGCCTGCGCCAATCCTTTGCCGAACGGGACGTGCCGCTATCGCTGATCGAGCTCGAGTTCATCGAGAGCGCGGCGATGGAAGCGAGCGAGGCTGTGCTGGCCGAGATCGCCGCCCTTCGGCGCGACGGAGCGCGGATCGCGATCGACGACTTCGGGACCGGCTATTCCAACATCGCGCGCTTGCGCTCGATGCCGCTCGACCGGGTCAAGCTCGACCCATCGCTGATCAGCGACATCGAAACCTGCGAAAAGGCGCGGGTGGTGGTGCAGGCGGTCATTCACCTGGTCCATGGCGTCGGCTGCGAAATCGTTGCTGAAGCGGTGGAAACCGCCGCGCAGGCCGACATCCTGCGCGCGATGGGCTGCCAGACCGTCCAGGGCTACGTCTTCGCGCAGCCGATGCGGGAAGGCGAATATCGCTCGTGGGTCCGCCATGCCGGCGGCCTGTCCCGGTCGGTGGCTTAG
- the secB gene encoding protein-export chaperone SecB — MADQDPNPAGNGADGAEDQPQVATIAQYVKDLSVESPSSPQVFQWQEQPGLDVQFQLNVNNVQTDVHEVSLKIEVKATSAQGTHFLVDLTYAGLFGIRNLPEEAMAPFLLIEAPRLLFPFARQIVADSIQNTGFAPLLLDPIDFAAAYMNQVQAQQGEGAGGGATPAVEGSTDA, encoded by the coding sequence ATGGCTGACCAGGATCCGAACCCCGCTGGCAACGGCGCCGACGGTGCAGAGGACCAGCCGCAGGTCGCGACCATCGCGCAATATGTGAAGGACTTGTCGGTCGAGAGCCCAAGCTCTCCCCAGGTCTTCCAGTGGCAGGAACAGCCGGGCCTCGACGTCCAGTTCCAGCTCAACGTCAACAACGTCCAGACCGACGTCCACGAAGTCTCGCTCAAGATCGAGGTGAAGGCGACGTCGGCGCAAGGGACCCACTTCCTCGTCGACCTGACCTACGCGGGCCTGTTTGGCATCCGCAACCTGCCGGAAGAAGCGATGGCGCCCTTCCTGCTGATCGAAGCGCCGCGCCTGCTGTTCCCGTTCGCGCGCCAGATCGTCGCCGATTCGATCCAGAACACCGGCTTTGCGCCGCTCCTGCTCGACCCGATCGACTTCGCCGCCGCTTACATGAACCAGGTGCAGGCGCAGCAGGGCGAGGGCGCCGGAGGCGGGGCCACGCCCGCCGTCGAAGGTTCGACCGACGCCTAA
- a CDS encoding murein transglycosylase A — protein sequence MRFAARAAALASLLFVAACATKPAQPPVGQPPVVQPPVSQPPVVQPPLVEPPKPATAREAGILLAAPQLIGAEQAARALAAFRISCRSVRTRADASGLANPADWVAVCAEAATITPLQAPAFFRERFDWVQVGDGKAFATGYYEPEIAGSPTPLPGYVPIYRTPPDLIRCTRADGQTGRGRIDANGACVFYYDRPQIEDGALVGKGLEIAWAADPIELFFLQIQGSGRVRFPDGSILRIGYDNQNGREYVAIGRQLRERGILPPGGANMDAIVAWMRANPEQGRALMRENLSYIFFKVLTGPGPLGALGVPVTERTTVAADPKFVPLGAPIFMRVDRPEANGLWVAQDTGGAIKGANRFDTFWGAGDYAKRTAGGMSASGQALILLPKGAAQRALARP from the coding sequence GTGAGGTTCGCCGCGCGCGCAGCCGCGCTTGCTTCTTTGTTGTTCGTCGCTGCCTGCGCCACCAAGCCGGCGCAGCCGCCGGTCGGCCAGCCGCCAGTGGTTCAGCCACCGGTGAGCCAACCGCCGGTCGTGCAGCCGCCGCTCGTCGAACCGCCCAAGCCGGCGACGGCGCGGGAAGCGGGAATCCTGCTTGCTGCTCCGCAACTGATCGGCGCCGAGCAGGCAGCCCGCGCGCTTGCTGCCTTTCGGATCAGTTGCCGGTCGGTCCGCACCCGCGCGGACGCATCCGGCCTCGCCAATCCCGCCGATTGGGTGGCGGTGTGTGCGGAAGCGGCAACGATCACGCCGCTGCAAGCGCCGGCCTTCTTCCGGGAGCGCTTCGACTGGGTCCAGGTCGGGGACGGCAAGGCGTTCGCGACCGGCTATTACGAGCCGGAAATTGCCGGCTCGCCGACGCCGCTGCCGGGCTACGTCCCAATCTATCGCACGCCGCCCGATCTCATTCGTTGCACGCGGGCCGACGGGCAGACTGGCCGCGGCCGGATCGACGCCAACGGCGCCTGCGTCTTTTATTACGACCGCCCGCAGATCGAAGATGGCGCCTTGGTCGGCAAGGGCCTTGAAATCGCCTGGGCCGCCGACCCGATCGAGCTGTTCTTCCTGCAGATCCAGGGCTCCGGCCGAGTCCGATTCCCGGACGGCAGCATCTTGCGAATCGGTTACGACAATCAGAACGGCCGCGAATATGTCGCCATTGGGCGCCAGCTGCGGGAGCGCGGGATCCTGCCGCCCGGCGGGGCCAACATGGACGCGATCGTCGCGTGGATGCGCGCCAACCCGGAGCAGGGCCGGGCGCTGATGCGGGAAAACCTGTCCTATATCTTCTTCAAGGTGCTGACCGGGCCGGGCCCGCTGGGCGCGCTTGGCGTGCCAGTGACGGAGCGGACGACGGTTGCCGCCGATCCGAAATTCGTGCCGCTGGGCGCACCGATCTTCATGCGGGTCGACCGCCCGGAGGCGAACGGGCTGTGGGTCGCGCAGGACACCGGCGGCGCCATCAAGGGCGCCAACCGCTTCGACACCTTCTGGGGCGCCGGCGATTACGCAAAGCGCACCGCCGGCGGCATGTCGGCTTCGGGACAAGCGCTGATCCTCTTGCCCAAGGGCGCAGCCCAGCGTGCGCTCGCTAGGCCCTGA
- the yihA gene encoding ribosome biogenesis GTP-binding protein YihA/YsxC — MEDDRAELAEAARKLFSGPIAFLKSAPSLQFIPDPTAPEIAFAGRSNVGKSSLLNALTNRKSLARTSNTPGRTQELNFFDVGEPLQMRLVDMPGYGFAEAPRDLVKRWRFLVNDFLRGRAALKRALVLIDSRHGIKPVDREVMDMLDGAAVGYHLVLTKSDKVKRTELETVFAATRDEAAKRPAAHPQLFATSSETGAGIAELRTAILEAANQ; from the coding sequence GTGGAAGACGACCGGGCAGAGCTCGCAGAGGCAGCGCGCAAGCTGTTTTCGGGGCCGATCGCCTTTTTGAAATCGGCGCCGTCGCTGCAGTTCATTCCCGACCCGACGGCGCCGGAAATCGCCTTCGCTGGCCGTTCGAACGTCGGCAAGAGCTCGCTGCTCAACGCGTTGACCAACCGCAAGAGCCTGGCTCGCACGTCGAACACGCCGGGACGGACGCAGGAGCTCAATTTCTTCGACGTCGGCGAGCCGCTGCAGATGCGGCTGGTCGACATGCCCGGCTACGGCTTTGCCGAAGCGCCAAGGGACCTGGTCAAGCGCTGGCGATTCCTGGTCAACGACTTCCTGCGCGGTCGAGCCGCGCTGAAGCGCGCGCTGGTGCTGATCGACTCGCGCCACGGGATCAAGCCGGTCGACCGTGAAGTCATGGACATGCTCGACGGGGCGGCGGTCGGTTACCATTTGGTGCTGACCAAGTCCGACAAGGTAAAGCGGACCGAACTCGAAACGGTCTTCGCCGCGACTCGCGACGAAGCGGCGAAGCGGCCTGCGGCGCATCCGCAATTATTCGCGACCTCCAGCGAAACCGGCGCCGGCATCGCCGAGTTGCGTACAGCAATCCTCGAAGCCGCCAACCAATAG
- the trpS gene encoding tryptophan--tRNA ligase, with product MLDSPSPTPVTRVVSGIQPTGGLHLGNLLGAILRWVRMQEEAECLFFLADLHALTVDVDPADLASNIREMAAALIASGVDPAKSTLFRQSAVPAHAQLAWVLQGTARIGWLNRMTQFKEKSGKNKEGSSVGLFTYPVLQAADILLYHASHVPVGEDQKQHIELTRDIALKFNNDFNVDLFVVPEPYIGGGTAARVMSLRDGTAKMSKSDPSEISRILLTDDDDTIAQKVRKAKTDPEPLPADPAELAGRAEAKNLVGIYAAIVGESVEAVLARFSGQGFGTFKPELADALVALLAPIRTRLVELRGDPGELDRLLEIGAARARDLSEPTLAEAYRAVGLSR from the coding sequence ATGCTGGATAGCCCCTCTCCCACCCCGGTGACCCGGGTCGTCTCCGGAATCCAGCCGACCGGCGGGCTTCACCTCGGCAACCTGCTCGGCGCGATCTTGCGTTGGGTCCGGATGCAGGAAGAGGCGGAATGCCTGTTCTTCCTTGCCGACCTCCACGCGTTGACCGTCGACGTCGATCCCGCGGACCTTGCGTCCAACATCCGCGAAATGGCGGCCGCTCTGATCGCCAGCGGCGTCGATCCGGCGAAGTCGACCCTGTTCCGCCAGAGCGCCGTGCCCGCCCACGCCCAGCTCGCCTGGGTGCTTCAGGGCACCGCGCGTATCGGCTGGCTGAACCGCATGACCCAGTTCAAGGAGAAGTCGGGGAAGAACAAGGAAGGCTCGTCGGTCGGGCTCTTCACTTATCCCGTGCTGCAGGCCGCCGACATCCTGCTGTACCACGCCAGCCACGTGCCGGTGGGTGAGGACCAGAAGCAGCATATCGAACTGACCCGCGACATCGCGCTCAAGTTCAACAACGACTTCAACGTCGACCTGTTCGTCGTGCCCGAACCGTACATCGGTGGCGGCACCGCCGCGCGGGTCATGAGCCTTCGCGACGGCACTGCGAAAATGAGCAAGTCCGACCCCTCGGAAATTAGCCGGATCCTGCTGACCGACGATGACGACACGATCGCCCAGAAAGTGCGCAAGGCGAAGACCGATCCCGAGCCGCTGCCGGCGGACCCTGCCGAGCTGGCCGGCCGCGCGGAAGCGAAGAACCTGGTGGGCATCTATGCCGCAATTGTCGGCGAGAGCGTCGAAGCGGTGCTTGCGCGCTTTTCGGGCCAGGGGTTCGGCACTTTCAAACCGGAGCTGGCCGATGCGCTGGTTGCGCTACTCGCGCCGATCCGGACGCGCCTGGTCGAGCTTCGCGGCGATCCCGGCGAACTCGACCGGCTGCTGGAAATCGGCGCCGCGAGGGCCCGCGACTTGAGCGAGCCGACGCTGGCCGAAGCCTATCGCGCGGTCGGCCTGTCGCGCTGA
- a CDS encoding Smr/MutS family protein → MKQRSRTHADATLDAAWDRRLRSGTVQPDRTIDLHGRNLDQAWQAIDDGLDRAIGAGDRLLLLITGHARAGAPPVQRGKIRAAVHDWLAASRHSGRIAAVRGAHQRHGGGGSLYIVLRRAR, encoded by the coding sequence GTGAAGCAGCGGTCCCGGACGCACGCGGATGCGACGCTCGATGCGGCGTGGGACCGACGCCTCCGGTCCGGCACCGTCCAGCCGGACCGGACCATCGACCTACATGGGCGCAATCTCGACCAGGCGTGGCAGGCGATTGACGACGGGCTCGACCGGGCGATCGGCGCCGGGGACCGGTTGCTGCTGCTGATTACCGGGCACGCGCGGGCTGGGGCGCCGCCGGTGCAGCGCGGGAAGATCCGCGCCGCGGTGCACGATTGGCTGGCCGCGTCGCGCCACAGCGGCCGCATCGCCGCGGTCAGGGGCGCGCACCAGCGGCACGGTGGCGGGGGCAGCCTTTACATCGTCCTTCGCCGCGCTCGCTAG
- the dapE gene encoding succinyl-diaminopimelate desuccinylase, whose protein sequence is MADIDPVSLASQLINCASVTPARGEVFDVLEQALTPLGFTVHRWVMGEAPDGPTENMVAIRGEGSPHFGFAGHLDVVPAGEGWVGDPYHAAIADGLLVGRGANDMKSAIAAFVAAVASIGQARGTISLLITGDEEGYATYGTPRIIDWLNERGIRPDMILIGEPTSVDRLGDTIKIGRRGSANMWIDVPGVQGHVAYPHRATNPIGPLARVIAALDSVHLDDGTDAFPPSNLEFTGIDTPTHASNVIPGSATAQLNIRFNNLQRGEDLVRMVEEVAAREAPGATVRARISGEAFLTPPGELFDVVVSAIEEETGAKPELSTSGGTSDGRFLIQLCPVVDFGLPNATMHKVGECAAVEDIRALARIYARALRKVVG, encoded by the coding sequence ATGGCCGATATCGATCCAGTAAGTCTCGCATCGCAACTCATCAACTGCGCGAGCGTCACGCCCGCGCGCGGCGAAGTGTTCGATGTGCTGGAACAAGCGCTCACTCCGCTCGGCTTCACCGTCCACCGCTGGGTGATGGGCGAAGCGCCGGACGGGCCGACCGAGAATATGGTGGCGATCCGCGGCGAGGGCTCGCCCCATTTCGGCTTTGCCGGGCACCTGGACGTCGTGCCTGCCGGCGAAGGCTGGGTCGGCGACCCGTACCACGCGGCCATTGCCGACGGGTTGCTGGTCGGACGCGGCGCCAACGACATGAAGTCGGCGATTGCCGCTTTCGTCGCCGCAGTCGCAAGCATCGGGCAGGCGCGCGGGACGATCTCATTGCTCATCACGGGCGATGAGGAAGGCTATGCGACCTACGGCACCCCGCGGATCATCGACTGGCTCAATGAACGCGGCATCCGGCCGGACATGATCCTGATCGGCGAGCCGACCTCGGTCGACCGGCTTGGCGATACGATCAAGATCGGCCGCCGCGGGTCGGCCAACATGTGGATCGACGTCCCGGGCGTGCAGGGGCACGTCGCTTACCCGCACCGCGCGACCAACCCGATCGGCCCGCTCGCCCGGGTCATCGCCGCCCTCGATTCGGTTCATCTCGACGACGGCACGGACGCCTTCCCGCCGTCGAACCTGGAATTCACCGGCATCGACACGCCGACCCACGCCAGCAACGTCATTCCCGGAAGCGCCACGGCGCAGCTCAATATCCGCTTCAACAACCTTCAGCGCGGCGAGGACCTGGTCCGCATGGTCGAAGAGGTTGCGGCACGCGAGGCGCCAGGAGCGACGGTGCGTGCGCGAATCTCGGGCGAAGCGTTCCTGACTCCGCCCGGCGAGCTGTTCGACGTCGTCGTCAGCGCGATCGAGGAGGAAACGGGGGCGAAGCCCGAGCTTTCGACCAGTGGCGGAACGTCCGATGGGCGGTTTCTGATCCAGCTTTGCCCGGTCGTCGATTTCGGCTTGCCGAACGCGACCATGCACAAGGTGGGCGAATGTGCCGCGGTTGAGGATATTCGTGCGCTGGCCCGGATTTACGCGCGCGCCCTGCGCAAGGTCGTGGGCTAA
- a CDS encoding DUF4136 domain-containing protein has product MNIIKKLGAAALIGASLALSACTTGLPAKVTRYSAMPVPAGQSFYVVPGNGTASGLQFNSFAGVVTRQLAARGYRAAASPQAADMLVRVSYGVDQGKQEVEVDPFGRYGRFGDPFYRGFYDPRFGVYYGRPYYSRYGYWGPRSPYYYGWNDPFWYRRGGGLGGDVRVYTVFQSFLDMDIVRRADNAPLFEGHARARSQTDELGTLVPNLVDAMFTGFPGRNGETVRITVPAHR; this is encoded by the coding sequence ATGAACATCATCAAGAAGCTTGGGGCTGCGGCGCTGATCGGCGCTTCGCTCGCCCTTTCCGCCTGCACGACCGGCCTTCCGGCCAAGGTTACGCGCTATTCCGCAATGCCGGTCCCGGCCGGCCAGTCCTTTTACGTGGTTCCCGGCAACGGCACCGCGTCCGGCTTGCAGTTCAACAGCTTCGCCGGTGTCGTGACTCGGCAACTGGCGGCGCGCGGATACCGGGCCGCCGCCTCGCCGCAGGCCGCGGACATGCTCGTCCGGGTCAGCTACGGCGTCGACCAGGGCAAGCAGGAGGTCGAGGTCGATCCGTTCGGCCGCTACGGCCGGTTCGGCGATCCCTTCTACCGCGGCTTCTACGACCCGCGCTTCGGCGTCTATTACGGCCGCCCTTATTATAGCCGCTACGGCTATTGGGGCCCGCGCTCGCCTTATTATTACGGCTGGAACGACCCGTTCTGGTACCGCCGTGGCGGCGGCCTGGGCGGCGACGTGCGGGTCTACACCGTCTTCCAGAGCTTCCTGGACATGGACATCGTCCGCCGCGCCGACAATGCGCCGCTGTTCGAAGGCCATGCCCGGGCGCGTTCGCAGACCGACGAGCTCGGCACCCTCGTCCCGAACCTGGTCGACGCGATGTTCACCGGCTTCCCCGGTCGCAATGGCGAGACTGTGCGGATCACCGTTCCCGCGCATCGCTAA
- a CDS encoding cupin domain-containing protein, with product MPKIDLDRIEPTNRTGYPAPYDREVAGRWQRPLAQAAGITEFGVRQVTLKPGAWSSQRHWHDNEDEFLVMLSGQAVLVEDEGRTVLGAGDCVGWRKGTGNGHHLRNESDSDCVFVVVGGGECTGGGYSDIDMLFTADGTYVHKDGTPY from the coding sequence ATGCCCAAAATCGACCTCGATCGGATCGAACCGACCAACCGGACGGGCTATCCCGCGCCATATGACCGGGAGGTCGCGGGACGCTGGCAGCGGCCGCTGGCCCAAGCCGCGGGAATCACCGAGTTCGGCGTCCGCCAGGTCACGCTGAAGCCGGGCGCCTGGTCGAGCCAGCGGCACTGGCACGACAATGAAGATGAATTCCTGGTCATGCTTTCCGGGCAGGCGGTGCTGGTCGAGGATGAAGGGCGGACGGTGCTTGGCGCCGGCGACTGTGTCGGCTGGCGCAAGGGCACCGGAAACGGGCATCATTTGCGCAACGAAAGCGATTCCGACTGTGTGTTCGTCGTGGTCGGCGGCGGTGAGTGCACGGGCGGCGGCTATTCCGATATCGACATGCTGTTCACCGCCGACGGCACGTACGTCCACAAGGACGGGACGCCCTATTAA
- a CDS encoding Tim44/TimA family putative adaptor protein, which translates to MTLIVILALIALFVGLRLYSVLGERTGHEQQPILKPADPDARVEPRPAAPSAMPQPASDPADLAYLPMAGPGVRALLAADPAFDVARFLDGAKAAYRMILEAYWKGDMEAVRPYVDDNVFDTFASSVEQRKADGLVVDNRIVAIEQAVIASATLEQSVAFVTVRLEADIAAVTRNAAAEVVAGSMSDAVQTRDLWTFRRDIGARDPNWLLVETDEEE; encoded by the coding sequence TTGACCCTGATTGTCATCCTCGCGCTGATCGCATTGTTCGTCGGCCTGCGGCTTTACAGCGTGCTTGGCGAACGGACCGGGCATGAACAGCAGCCGATCCTGAAGCCGGCCGATCCCGATGCTCGGGTCGAGCCGCGGCCGGCCGCACCCTCTGCGATGCCGCAACCGGCGAGCGACCCGGCCGACCTTGCGTACCTGCCGATGGCGGGGCCCGGCGTTCGCGCGCTGCTTGCCGCCGATCCGGCGTTCGACGTTGCCCGGTTTCTCGACGGCGCCAAGGCGGCTTACCGGATGATCCTGGAAGCTTACTGGAAAGGCGACATGGAGGCGGTTCGTCCTTACGTGGACGATAATGTGTTCGACACTTTCGCCTCCTCGGTCGAGCAGCGGAAGGCGGACGGCCTGGTCGTCGATAACCGCATCGTCGCCATCGAGCAGGCGGTGATTGCTTCGGCGACGCTCGAGCAAAGCGTCGCGTTCGTTACCGTCCGGCTTGAAGCCGACATTGCCGCGGTGACCCGCAATGCGGCGGCGGAAGTCGTCGCCGGGTCGATGAGCGATGCCGTCCAGACGCGCGACCTGTGGACCTTCCGCCGCGACATCGGCGCGCGCGATCCCAATTGGCTCCTGGTCGAAACAGACGAGGAAGAGTGA